One segment of Carassius auratus strain Wakin chromosome 2, ASM336829v1, whole genome shotgun sequence DNA contains the following:
- the LOC113111742 gene encoding BTB/POZ domain-containing protein 2-like isoform X2, protein MATGDNSSRVPCLNFSGPGPLRNSQPSNSSYALAASHGGSVGGGGGSQGVTRRSNPQPGPVSLESPGVASGPPPNLVNSPPAAAAEVGPLPPTASNMTGNPSNNAAMHSSLSAAAVLVYREPVYNWQATKTTVKERFAFLFNNEVLSDVHFLVGKGIGVQRIPAHRFVLAAGSAVFDAMFNGGMATTSTEIELPDVEPAAFLALLKFLYSDEVHIGPETVMTTLYTAKKYAVPALEAQCVEFLKKNLRADNAFMLLTQARLFDEPQLAALCLENIDKNTGDALAAEGFTDIDLGPAQSVILTDREVVSLFLHFTVNPKPRVEFIDRPRCCLRGKECSITRFGQVESRWGYSGTSDRIRISVSRRIFIVGFGLYGSIHGPTDYQVNIQIIHTDSNTVVGQNDTGFSCDGSASTFRVMFKEPVEVLPNVSYTACATLKGPDSHYGTKGMRKVTHESSGSGSKTSFTFCYAAGNNNGTSVEDGQIPEVIFYT, encoded by the exons ATGGCTACCGGAGACAATAGCAGTCGGGTTCCGTGTTTAAATTTCTCCGGACCCGGACCTTTGAGGAACAGCCAACCGAGCAACAGTTCATACGCTTTGGCCGCGAGTCACGGAGGATCGGTTGGAGGCGGCGGAGGCTCTCAGGGCGTAACGAGACGCTCAAATCCCCAACCGGGGCCTGTGAGTTTGGAAAGCCCCGGTGTTGCGTCAGGACCTCCGCCGAACCTGGTGAACTCTCCCCCGGCTGCCGCGGCGGAGGTGGGGCCGCTGCCTCCGACCGCCTCGAACATGACCGGGAACCCGTCTAATAACGCTGCGATGCACTCGTCTCTGTCCGCAGCCGCCGTGCTCGTGTACCGGGAGCCTGTTTATAACTGGCAGGCGACGAAAACCACAGTGAAAGAGAGATTTGCGTTTCTGTTCAATAATGAAGTACTGAGTGATGTTCACTTTCTAGTGGGGAAAGGAATCGGAGTCCAGCGGATACCTGCGCACAG GTTTGTTCTGGCCGCTGGCAGTGCAGTATTCGATGCCATGTTTAATGGAGGCATGGCCACCACATCCACAGAGATCGAGCTTCCTGATGTAGAGCCTGCTGCGTTCCTGGCATTGCTCAA GTTCCTGTACTCCGATGAGGTTCACATTGGACCCGAGACAGTGATGACGACTCTCTACACCGCTAAGAAATACGCCGTTCCCGCTCTGGAGGCCCAATGTGTGGAGTTTCTGAAGAAGAACCTGCGCGCAGACAATGCTTTCATGCTGCTCACACAG GCGAGACTGTTCGACGAGCCGCAGCTGGCCGCTCTGTGTCTGGAGAACATCGACAAAAACACCGGAGACGCTCTCGCTGCTGAGGGATTCACCGATATTGATCTGG GTCCTGCTCAGTCGGTCATCCTGACGGACAGAGAGGTGGTGAGTCTGTTCCTGCACTTCACGGTGAATCCTAAACCACGTGTGGAGTTCATCGACCGGCCGCGCTGCTGTCTGCGAGGGAAAGAGTGCAGCATCACGCGCTTCGGGCAGGTGGAGAGCCGCTGGGGGTACAGCGGGACCAGCGACCGCATCCG GATCTCTGTCAGTCGCAGGATATTCATTGTGGGCTTTGGTCTTTATGGATCCATACACGGACCTACAGACTATCAGGTCAACATACAG ATCATTCACACGGACAGTAACACCGTTGTGGGTCAGAACGACACGGGCTTCAGCTGCGACGGATCGGCCAGCACCTTCAGAGTCATGTTCAAGGAGCCGGTGGAAGTTCTGCCCAACGTCAGTTACACGGCCTGCGCTACGCTAAAG ggtcCAGACTCTCACTACGGCACTAAAGGCATGAGGAAGGTCACGCACGAGTCGTCCGGCTCCGGCTCTAAAACCAGCTTCACCTTCTGCTACGCCGCGGGAAACAACAACGGCACGTCTGTGGAGGACGGCCAGATCCCAGAGGTCATCTTCTACACGTAG
- the LOC113111742 gene encoding BTB/POZ domain-containing protein 2-like isoform X1: MATGDNSSRVPCLNFSGPGPLRNSQPSNSSYALAASHGGSVGGGGGSQGVTRRSNPQPGPVSLESPGVASGPPPNLVNSPPAAAAEVGPLPPTASNMTGNPSNNAAMHSSLSAAAVLVYREPVYNWQATKTTVKERFAFLFNNEVLSDVHFLVGKGIGVQRIPAHRFVLAAGSAVFDAMFNGGMATTSTEIELPDVEPAAFLALLKFLYSDEVHIGPETVMTTLYTAKKYAVPALEAQCVEFLKKNLRADNAFMLLTQARLFDEPQLAALCLENIDKNTGDALAAEGFTDIDLDTLVAVLERDTLGVREVHLFGAAVRWAEAEAHRQQLQLTPENKRRVLGKALNLIRFPLMTIEEFAAGPAQSVILTDREVVSLFLHFTVNPKPRVEFIDRPRCCLRGKECSITRFGQVESRWGYSGTSDRIRISVSRRIFIVGFGLYGSIHGPTDYQVNIQIIHTDSNTVVGQNDTGFSCDGSASTFRVMFKEPVEVLPNVSYTACATLKGPDSHYGTKGMRKVTHESSGSGSKTSFTFCYAAGNNNGTSVEDGQIPEVIFYT; encoded by the exons ATGGCTACCGGAGACAATAGCAGTCGGGTTCCGTGTTTAAATTTCTCCGGACCCGGACCTTTGAGGAACAGCCAACCGAGCAACAGTTCATACGCTTTGGCCGCGAGTCACGGAGGATCGGTTGGAGGCGGCGGAGGCTCTCAGGGCGTAACGAGACGCTCAAATCCCCAACCGGGGCCTGTGAGTTTGGAAAGCCCCGGTGTTGCGTCAGGACCTCCGCCGAACCTGGTGAACTCTCCCCCGGCTGCCGCGGCGGAGGTGGGGCCGCTGCCTCCGACCGCCTCGAACATGACCGGGAACCCGTCTAATAACGCTGCGATGCACTCGTCTCTGTCCGCAGCCGCCGTGCTCGTGTACCGGGAGCCTGTTTATAACTGGCAGGCGACGAAAACCACAGTGAAAGAGAGATTTGCGTTTCTGTTCAATAATGAAGTACTGAGTGATGTTCACTTTCTAGTGGGGAAAGGAATCGGAGTCCAGCGGATACCTGCGCACAG GTTTGTTCTGGCCGCTGGCAGTGCAGTATTCGATGCCATGTTTAATGGAGGCATGGCCACCACATCCACAGAGATCGAGCTTCCTGATGTAGAGCCTGCTGCGTTCCTGGCATTGCTCAA GTTCCTGTACTCCGATGAGGTTCACATTGGACCCGAGACAGTGATGACGACTCTCTACACCGCTAAGAAATACGCCGTTCCCGCTCTGGAGGCCCAATGTGTGGAGTTTCTGAAGAAGAACCTGCGCGCAGACAATGCTTTCATGCTGCTCACACAG GCGAGACTGTTCGACGAGCCGCAGCTGGCCGCTCTGTGTCTGGAGAACATCGACAAAAACACCGGAGACGCTCTCGCTGCTGAGGGATTCACCGATATTGATCTGG ACACGCTGGTGGCGGTGTTGGAGAGAGATACTCTGGGCGTTCGTGAGGTGCATCTGTTCGGAGCCGCGGTGCGCTGGGCAGAAGCGGAGGCTCATCGACAGCAGCTGCAGCTCACGCCGGAGAACAAGAGACGTGTGCTGGGGAAAGCCCTCAATCTCATCCGCTTCCCGCTCATGACCATCGAGGAGTTCGCCGCAG GTCCTGCTCAGTCGGTCATCCTGACGGACAGAGAGGTGGTGAGTCTGTTCCTGCACTTCACGGTGAATCCTAAACCACGTGTGGAGTTCATCGACCGGCCGCGCTGCTGTCTGCGAGGGAAAGAGTGCAGCATCACGCGCTTCGGGCAGGTGGAGAGCCGCTGGGGGTACAGCGGGACCAGCGACCGCATCCG GATCTCTGTCAGTCGCAGGATATTCATTGTGGGCTTTGGTCTTTATGGATCCATACACGGACCTACAGACTATCAGGTCAACATACAG ATCATTCACACGGACAGTAACACCGTTGTGGGTCAGAACGACACGGGCTTCAGCTGCGACGGATCGGCCAGCACCTTCAGAGTCATGTTCAAGGAGCCGGTGGAAGTTCTGCCCAACGTCAGTTACACGGCCTGCGCTACGCTAAAG ggtcCAGACTCTCACTACGGCACTAAAGGCATGAGGAAGGTCACGCACGAGTCGTCCGGCTCCGGCTCTAAAACCAGCTTCACCTTCTGCTACGCCGCGGGAAACAACAACGGCACGTCTGTGGAGGACGGCCAGATCCCAGAGGTCATCTTCTACACGTAG
- the LOC113111742 gene encoding BTB/POZ domain-containing protein 2-like isoform X3, translated as MATGDNSSRVPCLNFSGPGPLRNSQPSNSSYALAASHGGSVGGGGGSQGVTRRSNPQPGPVSLESPGVASGPPPNLVNSPPAAAAEVGPLPPTASNMTGNPSNNAAMHSSLSAAAVLVYREPVYNWQATKTTVKERFAFLFNNEVLSDVHFLVGKGIGVQRIPAHRFVLAAGSAVFDAMFNGGMATTSTEIELPDVEPAAFLALLKFLYSDEVHIGPETVMTTLYTAKKYAVPALEAQCVEFLKKNLRADNAFMLLTQARLFDEPQLAALCLENIDKNTGDALAAEGFTDIDLDTLVAVLERDTLGVREVHLFGAAVRWAEAEAHRQQLQLTPENKRRVLGKALNLIRFPLMTIEEFAAGPAQSVILTDREVVSLFLHFTVNPKPRVEFIDRPRCCLRGKECSITRFGQVESRWGYSGTSDRIRSFTRTVTPLWVRTTRASAATDRPAPSESCSRSRWKFCPTSVTRPALR; from the exons ATGGCTACCGGAGACAATAGCAGTCGGGTTCCGTGTTTAAATTTCTCCGGACCCGGACCTTTGAGGAACAGCCAACCGAGCAACAGTTCATACGCTTTGGCCGCGAGTCACGGAGGATCGGTTGGAGGCGGCGGAGGCTCTCAGGGCGTAACGAGACGCTCAAATCCCCAACCGGGGCCTGTGAGTTTGGAAAGCCCCGGTGTTGCGTCAGGACCTCCGCCGAACCTGGTGAACTCTCCCCCGGCTGCCGCGGCGGAGGTGGGGCCGCTGCCTCCGACCGCCTCGAACATGACCGGGAACCCGTCTAATAACGCTGCGATGCACTCGTCTCTGTCCGCAGCCGCCGTGCTCGTGTACCGGGAGCCTGTTTATAACTGGCAGGCGACGAAAACCACAGTGAAAGAGAGATTTGCGTTTCTGTTCAATAATGAAGTACTGAGTGATGTTCACTTTCTAGTGGGGAAAGGAATCGGAGTCCAGCGGATACCTGCGCACAG GTTTGTTCTGGCCGCTGGCAGTGCAGTATTCGATGCCATGTTTAATGGAGGCATGGCCACCACATCCACAGAGATCGAGCTTCCTGATGTAGAGCCTGCTGCGTTCCTGGCATTGCTCAA GTTCCTGTACTCCGATGAGGTTCACATTGGACCCGAGACAGTGATGACGACTCTCTACACCGCTAAGAAATACGCCGTTCCCGCTCTGGAGGCCCAATGTGTGGAGTTTCTGAAGAAGAACCTGCGCGCAGACAATGCTTTCATGCTGCTCACACAG GCGAGACTGTTCGACGAGCCGCAGCTGGCCGCTCTGTGTCTGGAGAACATCGACAAAAACACCGGAGACGCTCTCGCTGCTGAGGGATTCACCGATATTGATCTGG ACACGCTGGTGGCGGTGTTGGAGAGAGATACTCTGGGCGTTCGTGAGGTGCATCTGTTCGGAGCCGCGGTGCGCTGGGCAGAAGCGGAGGCTCATCGACAGCAGCTGCAGCTCACGCCGGAGAACAAGAGACGTGTGCTGGGGAAAGCCCTCAATCTCATCCGCTTCCCGCTCATGACCATCGAGGAGTTCGCCGCAG GTCCTGCTCAGTCGGTCATCCTGACGGACAGAGAGGTGGTGAGTCTGTTCCTGCACTTCACGGTGAATCCTAAACCACGTGTGGAGTTCATCGACCGGCCGCGCTGCTGTCTGCGAGGGAAAGAGTGCAGCATCACGCGCTTCGGGCAGGTGGAGAGCCGCTGGGGGTACAGCGGGACCAGCGACCGCATCCG ATCATTCACACGGACAGTAACACCGTTGTGGGTCAGAACGACACGGGCTTCAGCTGCGACGGATCGGCCAGCACCTTCAGAGTCATGTTCAAGGAGCCGGTGGAAGTTCTGCCCAACGTCAGTTACACGGCCTGCGCTACGCTAA